A genome region from Tolypothrix sp. PCC 7712 includes the following:
- a CDS encoding helix-turn-helix domain-containing protein, protein MARLNPKILNLSDGERDQLQQLINRHNTPQQIALRAKIIVMGSEGQNHREIARNLDINRQTARLWRNRWLETEGKELSIEQRLQDSERVGARPKFSMEQVIELFALACSPPSDYGRPISHWTARELANEIIKLGIIESISVRHVGRLLEEAELKPHQSRYWLTPP, encoded by the coding sequence GTGGCTAGATTAAATCCTAAAATATTAAATTTAAGCGATGGCGAGCGGGATCAACTCCAACAGTTGATAAACAGACACAACACGCCGCAACAGATAGCGCTACGAGCCAAAATAATTGTCATGGGATCAGAGGGTCAAAATCATCGTGAAATCGCCCGAAATTTAGACATAAATCGTCAAACGGCGCGTTTATGGCGAAATCGGTGGTTGGAAACTGAGGGGAAAGAATTATCAATTGAGCAGAGATTACAAGACTCTGAGCGTGTTGGCGCACGCCCGAAGTTTAGTATGGAACAAGTAATCGAGTTGTTTGCATTAGCTTGTTCCCCACCATCCGATTATGGAAGACCAATAAGTCATTGGACAGCAAGAGAACTAGCGAACGAAATCATCAAACTTGGAATTATTGAAAGCATATCTGTCCGCCATGTTGGAAGATTACTTGAAGAAGCAGAACTTAAACCTCACCAGAGCCGCTACTGGTTAACCCCCCCCTGA
- a CDS encoding toll/interleukin-1 receptor domain-containing protein, translated as MDLRQYLEEQLSKDFQLLKALEDRRRSEDDPRRKLKLNDDIEEIKKQICARQVEINSLGITSSIILPSSELPTEEFGIQRVTDNVSLVKNKLMPVQPNQGIKIFFSYAHEDEKLRNNLEKHLALLQRQGVITGWYDHKIGAGREWQNEIDQHLNRSQIILLLISANFIASDYCWDVEVKRAMERHKAQEARVIPVILDSVDWQSAPFGKLQPLPKGGKPVKKWGNRNDAFLNVAEGIRIVTKELTENL; from the coding sequence ATGGATTTGCGTCAATATCTGGAAGAACAATTGAGCAAAGATTTTCAACTGCTGAAAGCACTAGAAGATAGGCGACGTTCTGAGGATGATCCACGCCGTAAGCTTAAGTTGAATGATGATATCGAAGAAATAAAGAAGCAGATTTGTGCTCGCCAAGTAGAGATAAATTCACTAGGAATTACCTCTTCTATTATTTTACCTTCTTCAGAATTACCAACAGAAGAATTTGGGATACAGAGAGTTACGGATAATGTGAGTTTAGTTAAAAATAAACTTATGCCAGTGCAACCTAATCAAGGTATTAAAATCTTCTTTTCTTATGCTCATGAAGATGAAAAACTTCGTAATAACTTAGAGAAACACCTAGCTCTTTTACAGCGTCAAGGAGTGATTACAGGATGGTACGATCACAAAATTGGAGCAGGAAGAGAATGGCAAAATGAGATAGATCAACACTTAAATAGATCTCAGATCATTTTGCTGCTTATAAGTGCAAATTTTATTGCTTCAGATTATTGCTGGGATGTTGAGGTAAAACGAGCTATGGAACGTCATAAAGCTCAAGAAGCCAGAGTTATTCCTGTAATTCTTGACTCTGTTGATTGGCAGAGCGCACCATTTGGGAAACTTCAACCTCTTCCTAAAGGTGGTAAACCTGTCAAAAAGTGGGGAAATCGTAATGATGCATTTTTAAACGTGGCTGAAGGTATCCGAATAGTAACAAAGGAGCTTACAGAAAATTTATAG
- a CDS encoding toll/interleukin-1 receptor domain-containing protein, whose protein sequence is MRSTKVIELFYCCSDAEQDEQMRQQLEDHLSILKRQNVITGWHKGMISPGKDWENEIDTHLKSADIILLLISSDFIASDYYWEVVIKQAMERHKAKQARVIPVLLRPYDNWKAIFGNIKALPKGERPVTKWKPYDEAFKSIAEGIRETVEEIQDSFFPIKKFIIQTTGVFLPVTKFIGNILIKIASTTFCLLFKPSRVYRRRRATIIPFGQLIVLILISSIFLIPYISNILGKPLFKHNTTSESRKKVNHIGWIWIGTVNSGSDGLSVGKRLIKTANTNLLPSIDPPVIPSPGAVVKVKYKVNLRKEKTLSSNPLVELQPGEKLLILKVESFESANQSSGKIKLRAQVRKCTQTCNP, encoded by the coding sequence ATGCGATCTACTAAAGTTATTGAACTTTTTTATTGTTGTTCTGATGCCGAGCAAGATGAACAAATGCGGCAACAACTTGAGGATCACCTTAGTATTTTGAAGCGGCAAAATGTGATCACGGGATGGCACAAAGGGATGATCAGTCCTGGGAAAGATTGGGAAAATGAGATTGATACTCACTTAAAGAGCGCAGATATAATTTTGCTGTTGATTAGTTCCGACTTTATAGCTTCCGATTATTACTGGGAAGTTGTGATCAAGCAGGCTATGGAACGACATAAAGCTAAACAAGCTCGTGTCATTCCTGTTCTCCTTCGGCCATATGATAATTGGAAGGCCATTTTTGGTAATATTAAAGCATTGCCTAAGGGTGAAAGACCTGTTACTAAATGGAAACCCTATGATGAAGCTTTTAAAAGTATTGCTGAAGGTATCCGTGAGACAGTTGAAGAAATCCAAGATTCTTTTTTTCCTATTAAAAAATTTATTATACAGACTACAGGAGTTTTTCTACCTGTCACGAAGTTTATTGGCAATATTTTAATAAAGATAGCAAGTACAACCTTTTGTTTATTATTTAAGCCATCAAGGGTTTATCGACGACGTAGAGCTACAATTATACCTTTTGGACAGTTGATTGTACTTATATTAATAAGTAGTATATTCTTAATTCCTTATATATCGAACATCTTAGGGAAGCCTTTGTTCAAACATAATACAACTTCTGAATCAAGAAAGAAAGTGAACCATATAGGCTGGATTTGGATAGGAACTGTTAACAGTGGCTCAGATGGTTTGTCTGTTGGGAAAAGACTGATTAAAACAGCAAATACTAATTTACTTCCTAGTATTGATCCTCCTGTTATTCCATCACCAGGAGCAGTCGTGAAAGTTAAATATAAAGTGAATTTAAGAAAAGAAAAAACATTGTCATCAAATCCACTAGTTGAACTTCAACCAGGCGAAAAACTACTCATACTCAAAGTAGAATCCTTTGAAAGCGCTAACCAGAGTTCAGGAAAAATTAAGCTGAGGGCGCAAGTTCGTAAATGTACTCAAACTTGCAATCCTTGA
- a CDS encoding SH3 domain-containing protein, giving the protein MTNSNQILSSEGILKTNSTNTNIVNIRSAPVIKEGNVIRQGKSGDRVKIIDKQKPSGDTRTWYKVQFGKQANEVGWVREDVISVVPAKPAPDKNPSEADTLVHFVTETKTVRVHGKGQAYINVYDNKSETTNSAPAAKLPKTETNNLWTTYIASKDGYTYQVRFIPGADTELTIIQNNKVVLQQKGFRADGTEYRPK; this is encoded by the coding sequence ATGACAAATTCCAACCAAATTCTATCTAGCGAAGGCATTCTCAAGACTAATTCTACTAACACGAATATAGTTAATATTCGTTCAGCACCCGTAATTAAAGAAGGTAACGTCATTCGCCAAGGTAAATCAGGCGATCGCGTCAAAATTATAGACAAGCAAAAGCCCTCAGGGGATACTCGGACTTGGTACAAAGTGCAATTTGGTAAACAAGCAAATGAAGTCGGCTGGGTGCGTGAAGATGTGATCTCAGTTGTTCCCGCCAAGCCTGCGCCTGATAAAAATCCTTCAGAAGCAGATACATTAGTGCATTTTGTGACCGAAACTAAAACTGTGAGAGTTCACGGTAAAGGTCAAGCATATATAAATGTGTACGACAACAAGAGCGAAACTACAAATAGCGCTCCAGCAGCAAAGTTACCTAAAACCGAAACTAATAATCTCTGGACAACCTACATAGCATCTAAGGATGGATATACTTATCAAGTCCGCTTTATTCCTGGTGCTGACACGGAACTGACAATTATTCAGAACAATAAAGTTGTTTTACAACAGAAAGGTTTTCGTGCGGATGGTACTGAGTACCGACCAAAATAA
- a CDS encoding DUF3370 domain-containing protein has product MLPLLLSLTLAQSISPTPPPEEVVQPQVVRPLPGNLDTVPVFNSNSPELVLKEGILLSTFPPDSKKVPTAHLNFPFQGRFDIFAHHIARAEPQENLRSLYLGIILHNPGATPVTINVLQGATYLSQPDAPFISLPSFSENTLGTVYAGPGDRVTSDVLRGRRQEIFPAQIVIPPKGSQMLLNLPIPVKGLTPPLNGRSTLMRLRSNGTVYAASLAMFAQTNPDGSERAPNLEEWQNLLNNSDVAGPRDKTPTPLEETGKPRIYGRVAGVASGSQWRALLVDEPKAKYLTIPQPGQAFSYALSTVHGGTLGTNQIQSAQMLVRYPDTAYRAHGNYGIQYSLKLPLYNNTQTPQTVSVSVQTPLKEDQLVKPGLRFFNTPAKQVFFRGTVRVRYNDDRGKPQTKFVHLMQTRGQAGEPLTLLNMPAGDRRLVQVDFLYPPDASPPQVLTVATQTKGQ; this is encoded by the coding sequence ATGTTGCCATTGTTACTAAGTTTGACACTTGCTCAATCAATTTCGCCTACACCACCACCAGAAGAAGTAGTACAACCGCAAGTTGTTCGTCCTTTACCAGGTAATCTTGATACAGTTCCAGTATTTAATAGCAATAGTCCAGAACTAGTCTTAAAGGAAGGGATTTTACTCTCCACTTTTCCTCCAGATAGCAAAAAAGTACCAACAGCTCATTTAAATTTTCCCTTTCAAGGAAGATTTGATATTTTTGCTCACCATATAGCTAGAGCTGAACCACAAGAAAATTTACGCTCGCTATATTTAGGAATTATCTTGCATAATCCTGGTGCAACACCAGTAACTATTAATGTGCTGCAAGGAGCAACTTATTTAAGTCAGCCAGATGCACCTTTTATTTCGTTACCATCATTCAGTGAAAACACTTTAGGTACAGTTTACGCAGGCCCAGGCGATCGCGTTACTAGTGATGTCCTGCGAGGACGACGACAAGAAATCTTTCCGGCTCAAATTGTGATTCCCCCAAAAGGAAGTCAGATGTTATTAAATCTGCCAATTCCTGTGAAAGGACTTACCCCACCTTTAAATGGTCGCTCGACATTAATGCGGCTACGCAGTAATGGTACAGTTTATGCAGCTAGCCTCGCCATGTTTGCACAAACAAATCCCGATGGTAGCGAACGTGCCCCAAATTTAGAAGAGTGGCAAAATTTACTCAACAATAGTGATGTAGCTGGCCCCAGAGATAAAACTCCCACACCTTTAGAAGAGACTGGTAAACCGAGAATTTACGGACGTGTAGCGGGAGTTGCTAGTGGTTCTCAGTGGCGCGCCTTATTAGTAGATGAGCCTAAAGCTAAATATTTAACGATTCCTCAACCGGGTCAAGCCTTTTCCTACGCTTTGAGTACCGTGCATGGTGGTACTTTGGGAACCAATCAAATTCAAAGCGCTCAGATGTTGGTACGCTATCCTGACACCGCATACCGCGCTCATGGTAATTACGGCATTCAATATAGTCTCAAATTGCCGTTGTATAACAATACTCAAACTCCCCAGACTGTAAGTGTGTCCGTTCAAACACCACTAAAAGAAGACCAGTTAGTCAAACCAGGACTACGCTTTTTCAATACACCCGCAAAGCAAGTATTTTTCCGTGGGACAGTACGAGTGCGTTACAACGACGATCGCGGTAAGCCACAAACCAAGTTTGTCCACTTAATGCAAACTAGAGGCCAAGCTGGAGAACCCCTAACTTTATTAAATATGCCAGCAGGCGATCGCAGATTAGTACAAGTAGACTTTCTTTATCCACCAGATGCTTCCCCACCGCAAGTATTAACCGTTGCAACTCAGACAAAGGGACAATAA
- a CDS encoding peptidase C15 — translation MKKRFLLTSFDTWLADQQSNSSDDLLLEVTKLETLPHHLTYLRHLPVDVQLASNVVIQKINELQPDCIICCGMAASRMQLTVEVCATSAESVLQTGVDIKQLISGARGIEISHDCGKFVCEGLYYSVLDHLHQSQLQANCIFVHVPVLNHENLVNIVADFVLIINKLALS, via the coding sequence ATGAAGAAAAGATTTCTATTAACTTCTTTTGACACTTGGCTCGCAGATCAACAGTCAAATTCTTCCGATGATTTATTACTTGAAGTCACCAAACTAGAAACACTACCTCATCATTTGACTTATTTACGTCATTTACCTGTAGATGTGCAGCTTGCTAGTAATGTTGTAATTCAAAAAATCAATGAACTCCAACCGGATTGTATTATCTGCTGTGGAATGGCTGCAAGTCGAATGCAATTAACTGTAGAAGTTTGTGCAACTAGTGCAGAAAGTGTTTTGCAAACAGGTGTGGATATAAAACAATTAATTTCTGGAGCAAGGGGAATTGAGATTAGTCACGACTGCGGTAAATTTGTCTGCGAAGGTCTTTATTATTCAGTATTGGATCATTTACACCAATCCCAACTGCAGGCAAATTGCATTTTTGTCCATGTTCCAGTTTTAAATCACGAAAATTTGGTAAACATTGTTGCAGATTTCGTATTAATTATTAACAAACTGGCACTTTCATAA
- the hisH gene encoding imidazole glycerol phosphate synthase subunit HisH, translating into MPVIAVVDYDMGNLHSVCKGLEKAGATPKITHSFKELEQADAVVLPGVGAFDPAMQHLRARGLEQPIKDTIASGKPFLGICLGLQILFESSAEGTQRGLGIVKGTVKRFRPEPEITIPHMGWNQLEITQPKSIMWEHLPANPWVYFVHSYYVEPTDPQISAATVTHGTQRVTAAIARDNLMAVQFHPEKSSNIGLQILSNFVAQVREQVAA; encoded by the coding sequence ATGCCAGTGATTGCGGTCGTAGATTATGATATGGGAAATTTACATTCAGTTTGCAAAGGCTTGGAAAAAGCTGGAGCAACTCCTAAAATCACTCATTCTTTTAAGGAATTAGAACAAGCAGATGCAGTAGTTTTGCCAGGAGTTGGAGCATTTGATCCAGCCATGCAACACCTGCGTGCCCGTGGTTTAGAACAACCTATTAAAGATACGATCGCATCAGGTAAACCTTTTTTGGGTATCTGTTTGGGATTGCAAATTCTGTTTGAATCGAGTGCCGAAGGTACACAACGAGGACTCGGAATTGTCAAAGGAACAGTTAAAAGGTTTCGTCCAGAACCAGAAATTACAATTCCTCACATGGGTTGGAATCAGCTGGAAATAACTCAGCCAAAAAGTATTATGTGGGAGCATTTGCCTGCGAATCCTTGGGTTTATTTTGTTCATTCTTACTATGTTGAACCAACAGATCCGCAAATTAGCGCAGCAACAGTTACCCACGGGACGCAAAGAGTTACAGCTGCGATCGCTCGTGATAATCTGATGGCAGTGCAATTTCACCCGGAAAAATCATCTAATATTGGATTGCAAATCCTATCTAATTTTGTTGCTCAAGTCCGCGAACAAGTAGCAGCATAA
- the rsmD gene encoding 16S rRNA (guanine(966)-N(2))-methyltransferase RsmD, with product MALRIYGNRQLKTLPGKDTRPTSARVREAVFNIWQERIFGCRWLDLCAGSGSMGAEALCRGASLVVGIEQSSRACNIIQQNWQRVASADQEWKLLRGNVLQQLKTLSDQKFDRIYFDPPYASGLYQPVLEAIANYQLLDAEGEIAAEHSAQDWTPPVIANWEICRQKVYGNTALTFYRMIE from the coding sequence ATGGCTCTGAGAATTTACGGAAATCGTCAGTTAAAAACTTTACCTGGTAAAGATACCAGACCTACTAGTGCGCGGGTACGAGAGGCTGTCTTTAATATTTGGCAGGAAAGAATATTTGGGTGTCGTTGGCTAGATTTGTGTGCTGGTAGCGGTTCAATGGGCGCAGAGGCTTTGTGTAGAGGAGCCAGCTTAGTAGTCGGTATTGAACAATCGAGCCGCGCCTGTAACATCATTCAACAGAATTGGCAGCGAGTAGCGAGTGCTGACCAAGAATGGAAATTGTTGCGGGGAAATGTACTCCAACAGTTAAAAACCTTATCAGACCAAAAATTTGACAGAATTTATTTTGATCCGCCCTATGCTAGCGGATTATATCAACCAGTTTTAGAAGCGATCGCAAACTACCAGCTTTTAGATGCTGAAGGCGAAATTGCGGCTGAACATAGTGCCCAAGATTGGACTCCACCAGTCATTGCTAACTGGGAAATTTGCCGCCAGAAAGTCTATGGAAATACTGCTTTGACGTTTTATAGGATGATCGAGTGA
- the petG gene encoding cytochrome b6-f complex subunit V, with amino-acid sequence MVEPLLSGIVLGLIVVTLSGLFYAAYKQYKRPTELGG; translated from the coding sequence GTGGTTGAACCCCTGCTCTCAGGTATCGTCCTTGGTCTAATTGTGGTTACACTCTCTGGTCTGTTTTACGCTGCCTACAAGCAATACAAGCGTCCCACTGAACTGGGAGGTTAG
- a CDS encoding c-type cytochrome: MDNQITKPENLIQRIALLALAVMLAITLGIFGVQMVQASDPYVKNVLSLTGDPVQGNAIFQINCAGCHGWQADGRVGPSLQGVSKHKSRYGLIRQVISGETPPMPKFQPSAQEMADLLSYLESL; encoded by the coding sequence TTGGATAACCAGATTACCAAACCTGAAAATTTAATTCAGAGGATCGCTTTGCTGGCTCTTGCCGTAATGCTAGCAATCACTTTGGGCATTTTTGGTGTTCAGATGGTGCAAGCTTCCGATCCTTATGTGAAAAATGTTCTATCCTTAACTGGAGATCCAGTTCAAGGTAACGCTATTTTTCAAATCAATTGTGCTGGTTGTCATGGCTGGCAAGCCGATGGGCGAGTAGGCCCCAGCTTGCAAGGTGTATCCAAGCATAAGTCGCGTTATGGACTGATTCGCCAAGTGATTAGTGGTGAAACACCACCGATGCCAAAGTTTCAGCCTAGTGCCCAAGAAATGGCAGATCTTTTGAGCTATTTAGAGTCTTTATAG
- a CDS encoding peptidylprolyl isomerase has protein sequence MTEVLRIGNRTITNDELIPLLAGYQMLPQLRRELIIDDAIASIDCTPEEIAAAQQQFFAERQLTSEADVKAWMEYQGLSPKQLADLTVRKLKVEKFKQETWGKKLEAYFFQSKAKLDKVIYSLLRTQDMGIAQELYFRIQAKEQSFADVAREYSKGPEAQTGGLVGPIELNQLHPAMAQLLANNQPGQVLPPTRIAEWFVIVQLEKFIPAQLDEPMKARLLNELFEGWIQEQQKQMMTPAVSLSS, from the coding sequence ATGACTGAAGTACTAAGAATTGGTAACCGTACAATCACGAATGACGAACTAATTCCCTTACTGGCAGGCTATCAAATGCTGCCACAGTTGCGAAGGGAATTAATTATCGATGATGCGATCGCATCCATAGATTGTACCCCGGAAGAAATCGCTGCTGCTCAACAACAGTTTTTCGCTGAAAGACAGTTAACATCCGAAGCCGATGTCAAAGCATGGATGGAATATCAGGGATTGAGTCCAAAGCAACTAGCAGATTTGACGGTGCGGAAGCTGAAAGTAGAAAAATTTAAGCAAGAAACTTGGGGTAAAAAGCTAGAAGCGTATTTTTTCCAGTCGAAAGCAAAACTGGATAAAGTAATTTATTCTTTGCTACGCACCCAAGATATGGGAATCGCTCAAGAACTCTACTTCCGCATTCAAGCCAAAGAGCAATCCTTTGCAGATGTAGCACGAGAATATTCTAAAGGCCCAGAGGCGCAAACAGGCGGATTAGTTGGGCCAATTGAACTCAACCAACTCCATCCAGCAATGGCGCAATTACTGGCTAACAATCAACCAGGGCAAGTTTTACCCCCGACTCGCATCGCTGAATGGTTTGTGATTGTGCAGTTAGAGAAATTTATCCCAGCACAACTAGATGAACCAATGAAAGCACGGCTGCTCAATGAACTGTTTGAAGGTTGGATACAAGAACAGCAAAAACAAATGATGACTCCAGCCGTTTCTCTCAGCAGCTAA
- a CDS encoding ABC transporter ATP-binding protein, translating to MKTRSNYWQLLPYIRTQWQTITKGFIGIIGYVLATLTLINLAGKLATPFGEGNVVAIAQLAGICAVVFLVRGFFQSVQDIYMAQAALRVAFLLRKQVYGHLQKLNLSYFETAKAGDLSYRLTEDIDRIGEVVNKIFHDLIPCVLQLLAIPIYMIYLNWQLTLATVIVAPLMGILIGWFGERLQKYSRRSQNRVSSLSAILTEVFSGIRLVQAFAAETYEMVRFSHEAEHSLKAKYSAERLKAIQIPIIGFLEALSALSLLLVGGWQISQRNLTVGEFFSYLTAAALLIDPIGHTTNNYNEFKQGEASIDRVFELLAIQPTVLEKPNAIALPPVQGKVEYRHVSFAYKAGESVLKNINLLALPGEAIALVGASGAGKTTFVNLLPRFYDPESGQILIDDVDIRDVTLYSLRRQIGIVPQETIMFSGTIAQNIAFGQDSFAISEVEAAAKIANAHNFITQLPEGYDTLVGERGVNLSGGQRQRIAIARAVLLNPQILILDEATSALDSESEALVQEALERLMKGRTVFIIAHRLSTVKRCDRILVLEQGQIVESGTHEELLAFQRRYARFYAQQFS from the coding sequence TTGAAAACGCGATCTAATTATTGGCAACTGCTACCTTATATCCGAACCCAGTGGCAAACCATCACCAAAGGATTTATCGGCATTATCGGATATGTGCTGGCGACATTAACACTCATCAATCTCGCGGGTAAATTGGCAACGCCCTTTGGAGAGGGTAATGTAGTAGCGATCGCACAACTAGCTGGCATCTGTGCTGTAGTATTTCTGGTACGTGGCTTTTTTCAGTCTGTGCAAGATATCTACATGGCGCAAGCTGCTTTAAGAGTAGCGTTTCTTCTCCGTAAGCAAGTTTACGGACATCTGCAAAAACTTAACCTCAGCTATTTTGAAACCGCCAAAGCAGGTGATTTATCTTACCGCTTGACTGAGGATATTGACAGGATTGGGGAAGTAGTCAATAAAATATTTCACGATTTAATCCCCTGTGTGTTGCAATTGCTGGCAATTCCCATCTATATGATTTACTTGAATTGGCAGCTCACCCTCGCAACGGTGATTGTAGCCCCATTAATGGGGATTTTGATTGGTTGGTTTGGCGAAAGGTTACAAAAATATTCTCGTCGCAGTCAAAATCGGGTTTCTAGTTTATCGGCTATCCTCACAGAAGTATTTAGTGGGATTCGGTTAGTCCAAGCTTTTGCCGCCGAAACCTACGAAATGGTGCGGTTTAGCCATGAAGCAGAACACAGCCTCAAAGCTAAATATTCAGCCGAACGCCTCAAAGCCATTCAAATCCCCATTATCGGCTTCCTCGAAGCTTTAAGTGCTTTATCATTATTGTTAGTGGGAGGATGGCAAATCTCGCAACGCAACTTAACTGTAGGCGAGTTTTTCAGCTACCTCACAGCAGCAGCATTGTTAATTGACCCCATCGGTCATACTACTAATAATTACAACGAATTTAAGCAGGGCGAGGCATCCATTGACCGAGTTTTTGAATTATTAGCAATTCAACCCACAGTTTTAGAAAAGCCGAATGCGATCGCCCTCCCACCTGTGCAAGGCAAGGTAGAATATCGCCATGTTTCCTTTGCCTACAAAGCAGGTGAATCTGTCTTAAAAAATATTAATTTATTAGCATTACCAGGAGAAGCGATCGCCCTTGTGGGTGCTTCTGGTGCTGGTAAAACCACATTTGTAAATCTGCTACCCCGCTTCTACGATCCGGAATCTGGGCAAATATTGATTGATGATGTCGATATTCGCGATGTCACGCTTTATAGCCTGCGGCGACAAATTGGCATTGTTCCCCAAGAAACTATCATGTTTTCTGGCACAATTGCTCAAAATATTGCCTTTGGGCAAGATTCCTTTGCAATATCAGAAGTGGAAGCCGCAGCGAAAATTGCTAATGCCCACAATTTTATTACCCAGCTACCAGAAGGTTATGATACTTTGGTTGGTGAGCGTGGAGTAAATTTATCAGGGGGACAAAGACAAAGAATTGCGATCGCCCGTGCTGTGCTCCTTAACCCGCAAATTTTGATACTAGATGAAGCCACATCAGCCTTAGATTCAGAGTCAGAAGCCTTGGTACAGGAAGCTTTAGAAAGGCTGATGAAAGGTCGCACTGTATTTATTATTGCTCATAGATTAAGTACAGTAAAAAGATGCGATCGCATTTTAGTACTTGAACAAGGACAAATTGTCGAATCTGGAACCCACGAGGAACTTTTGGCATTTCAACGCCGCTATGCAAGATTTTATGCTCAACAGTTTAGTTAA
- a CDS encoding Uma2 family endonuclease, with the protein MLVKSTPAEQRTVLYNISWDTFEALLRDTGEDRGSRFAYDCGTLEIMTPLFEHENPKIQFDRLILILAEELSIEIKSAGSTTLKQRIAKRGIEPDNCYYIQTESQVRGKEKLNLETDPPPDLAIEIDITHSSVNKFGIYSVLGVQELWRYNGQDLKFYQLLEGQYVECEFSIAFPLVSVSDISSFIQRSKSMGEIALLKSFRNWVKDKIK; encoded by the coding sequence ATGCTGGTCAAGTCTACACCTGCCGAACAAAGAACAGTGCTATATAACATTAGCTGGGATACCTTTGAAGCCTTACTCAGAGATACAGGAGAGGACAGAGGCTCTAGATTTGCTTATGACTGTGGCACTTTAGAAATTATGACTCCACTTTTTGAACATGAAAATCCCAAAATTCAATTTGATCGCTTGATTTTGATTTTAGCAGAAGAATTGTCAATCGAAATTAAAAGTGCTGGCTCTACAACATTGAAACAACGAATAGCAAAACGAGGTATAGAACCAGATAATTGCTACTATATACAAACTGAATCGCAAGTGAGGGGCAAAGAGAAATTAAATTTAGAAACCGATCCACCGCCTGACTTAGCAATTGAGATTGATATTACTCATAGTTCAGTGAATAAATTTGGGATTTACTCAGTACTGGGTGTTCAGGAATTATGGAGATATAACGGGCAAGATTTAAAATTTTATCAATTGTTAGAAGGGCAATATGTTGAGTGTGAATTTAGTATTGCTTTTCCTTTAGTATCAGTAAGCGACATCAGCAGCTTTATTCAGCGAAGTAAAAGCATGGGAGAAATTGCTTTGTTGAAATCATTCCGAAATTGGGTAAAAGACAAGATTAAGTAG